The window GGCATATTTATTACTGTTTTCTTTACTATATGATATTACTATAGAGGATATTCTGACTTCATGATCAACAGCCCTAGGAGATCATTTAATCTTTATAACCTTGTGGAAAGTTACAGAAACTCGAAGGCTATCAGTTTTGTAAAACTCTCACATATACAGACCACTATCTTCAGTATGGAATACGTTAGCTTATGGAAATTTACGCTCTAATGAAATGCGTTGTCGAAGGAAGCACAGAGCGTAACCCAGTGattattttctggaatattttagTCAGGAGAAAAGTTAAGAGGACTGGCAGTGCTGACACCCTGTAGGGACACCCCATAACCCTGTAGCCAGTAATACAAacccttgaaaaaattaaaagtatgaaccgaaagaaaaatataatttatgtgaGGCTTTGCCGAGGTTTAAGCTAAGAATAATGATACagatttttctctctataatgtACATACAGTTTTGCCATAATTTGGactataataatataaggaaTAGTCGAATGTTGTTGGTAATTCTAGTTTTTCGCTGGCTAACAATCCCGGGCAGTTTATGTATTACCAGAACCCAATCAGTGAATTCCCTCGTACAATTCCATGCATATGGCTTAAAATACTACTTTGTTAGGCACCAACTGGcataaataatagaatatatattttattttttaatgcagtCATTGCAATCACTTATACGGCAATTTTTATTCTTGCCTCGCTATCTAAGGCCCAACAGTTTCTTGATCGAGCACCGTTTTGCATCGGGCAACCAATAGATGGCGTCTGCAGTCCACGATTCTGAAATGAAATCCAGTCCAATCCAGTTTCGAGGGATGATTTCCTACACGTCACAGTCACCTGAGGCCTTTCGGTAATTGGGACAGAACGAGGCACCGGCATTTTAATTGGGAATTGCTGGTTTCCGAACTATTAGGTCTCCTCTCGTGTGAGGTTTacccttttttatttaaaaaaagattaataatacaaataaaaatgagtcTATCAGCCGTTTTATGGAATATATCGCATTTGTGATAGCTACCTGAGATATATTGCACATAATTTCAAGCTTGCAATGTCAGTAATTGGAGTTTGGGTGGCTGTATTATTTAAGGAATTTTCAGCTTTATGTTGGTGGGCTGAGGGTAGGATATTGCCAACCAAATACACCAATTTTTTTGCTGTTGTTCTGCTTGAGGGATGTCACATGGTGATACTACTACCAGTACTAatactacttataataataacaataataatgtgaaTGCCACGATGTAGAATGATACGTCTGGGAGATGTAGAGAGCTTATAATCATCTCCCACTTTGGAGTTGCAAGATTCGGTTGACCATTTTTGCCTAAGATTACATTTGGAATGGGTTTGTGATGCTGTTCCTTTTTCAAGATCATTTCAGACACAAAAGGAAAGCATATTGTGGTTTATTAGGCAAATAtactttcataaaacaaaaatattattgatagcatgattttccATATAAAGGATTTAGTCAGGTTACAAACTAGATCGTGCATCATTTTAGACGCAAAAGGAAAGCATGAGGAGAGCAGCAACTTCATAACAGATGGAAAACCCAAAACGATTTTGGCACTCAACAAAGACAAGTAGTTGTGAAATACTGTACTGGGAAGGGAGTACTTCATTTCACAATTATCTATGAAATGTTTCTGCAAAATTACCTAAATTCACAGACCTCAAGGCAAAAGACACCTTCCATGTTCTAAGGCGTACACAATCAAGAGAATACAGTAAATGGAAAATTTAATCTGCAACCACAATGGATTCAAAGACATCAACATAAACTAGCCAAATAAGTAAACCTCCAATGGATAAGTGACACTATCTACTCAATTAAGCACGTTCCTGAACAGCAGCAAAATGGCAACTTTTGAAGTCCCTGGTCTTCGACTGTGGTTGTAGCCAAATTTCAAACCActactaaaaaaaattgcaagcaaACACAACAGGAAAAAATGCTAACCTGAGAAAAACGAAGCTATACTTGTGAACACAAAATGGCTTCAATGTCTACAAGATAACAGAAAGCAATGAAAGTGAATCACATGCTTAGCCTTACTCACAAGAAACTACACTCAAGCCACAGCAGTATCCGTCCATATTACTGTGACGAAGGCTGCAAAGAGCAGAACatcaaataaaagttaaaaaacacAGTCAAATGAAAGAGTTATCCAATTTCACCACAAAAAACAAGTCTTGCGAATGTCCGACAGAAATTTTCTGAGTCGGAAACAGCAGTAGCCATCCATATTACTGTGACGAAGGTTACAACGAGCAGGAATTCAAATTGGACAATTGAAAAGATTCTCAGACAGAATTATTAATCCATCTCATAGTAAATAGAGCAAgaagaatgatcaatcaaatacttcccaaattctttcatccaccattgcttaattttgatgttcctaagaaactgttttatgcaactatcccatatatgcctgacttcaaattctcgtctaATCTCGcacgaatcattgaacaagagattccttgtctcagagtcaaacttataacaaataatccatgtataattggctccttctttaattttaaagactgccttcagcccttcatgagatccaacgtcatatataaatctatttgccctggatgtccgggctcttacactggatcgactcggaggctgctgagggtcagatattgtagccatctgggtttcagcttccgtacaggtcggaaaataaaacaacctgaattttccaatatcaggaaccacgcttctaattgcaaaattgaaatccaaaaagaacgattcaaaataatagattatgtcaaaaatcctgaccatctaactaccctcgagtcgttatacattaagaaacttgttccttcactcaatagcaatacctcctcagcaactctatacctggcatagttgacgtcgtcttcgtcaactggttttttagtcattccatcttctctctacattatggacggttggtgtttgggttgttctctctctctttacctttgtttgtttttactttgatttttaatttttaagactattttaatatttgtgagttcctttgttttatcattgaatattatttattgtctctttgctcttttacagactgatgatgcacagaagtttcatgtgcgaaacgtttcgttgaaaataaacttgattccttttactggttgtatcatggacaccttctgaagctcctatatatttatttaactgagcatctataatatatatatatatatatattatatatatatatatatactatatatatatatattataatatatagataatatatatatatagaaggaggtCAAAATAAGCTGGCATAAGAATGTGGAATTATTCAGACTAATATGAGATCCTGGACAAGATAGATATGCAGGTAATTAGGTGGTTTAATATTGAAGACACTGAAAAGGATTATAATTTGTTCACTAACACGTCAAGAATGAGGGGCAAGGGGCCACTGAACAGAGCCTTAAATTGGGGGCCCCTTCATCCAGGTAGAAAAGTATGTGAGAGATATCAAGCATCTTCAAGGAGCAgttcttattgagagagagagagagagagagagagagagagagagagagagagagagagagagagagagactgattaaaCAAGTGTCAAAGTTTTGAACTTTTTGTTTGTGAATAACTCATCCATACTAGTATTAAAATCCTTGGCTGTGCCAGAGCCATCTAAAAACAGTTAGctttaaacaaaaacattaatttcaaaaCCTTGGCTACTCATGAAACCAtgcctaaacattttttttaatgctcagTGCTGGTGGCTACAATCAAATACCCTTAAGATAAAATCtcctttaaaaataatatttgtacAAATGGGGACTGTGCCAAGGTGTACTCATCTGATAATACCCATGGGTTAGACATCGGGCTAAATCAAATATTGGGCAAAATGACTCAAGGAAAAACGTTACATTATGATTAGCATGATTCAGTTATGCTTGAAACATTAACACCTACAGCTATATCGAGCTAGTCACGGTAGCCACACCTTTGCAAGCTTTGTCTGCACCCTCATTCAATGCCAGTGGTGTTGGTCCACAATTAAAATTTCCCACTTACAAAAGGGTGTACTTAAGAGCATTGATATTAAATCGAGACATCCCATTCCAAAAAAGATTGACCATCAATCAATTATCATTTCTATGCTCTAATGGAACAGCCCTGGAGGTTctttctgtagaaaaaaaattgcacaactggaaaaggagaggaaggtgacatcatgttggaagaaagaaaaagttgaCATCCCTTTTGGAAGAGAAAAATGACCACTGCGTATGTGGAGAGAAAGTTGACAGCCAAGTTGGTGGAGAGAATGTCCCTGTTAGGACAGAATGACCAAATGGTGAGAACAGACATTAAAACGAAGACAGTTGAGATCTGAGAAAAAGAAAACTTCCCAGCAGTAAAAAACTAAGACTATGTTGGATTTGTCCAGGTCTACTCATATACCAAAATGGGGTGAGGGTGTCTTTTACAACATGAAACCTAATTCACAAATGTACTTACAAAAGTGAAGTGTCTAAACCCAATTCACAAGCATAATTATAAAAGGGGTCTCAATTTCACAACACGCAACCTATTGCGCAAACACACTTAGAAAATGAGGGTATCTATTCCACATGACAATTAATTCCCAAAATACTTACAaaaggtggtggggggtggggggggagggggggcaggtTGTCTATTTCACAAGATTAAACCTTTCACAACATTAAACATTTCACAACATTAAATCTAATTCACAAAATATAACTGCAATATCAACATAGATATTTACAATTGAAAGCTACAACAGATTTAACCGTTACCTGGCATCACTTGTATTATTCTATTGATTCTGGAActcaaattatcaacatcattacttttatattattttattttcattatggtaCTCAACTatcaacattatttatttctatttcataatcataatatacATTCCATTATACTATTGATGCAgttgtttcataattttcattaatgcCTGGTATTCTTAGCCGATAGCACTATGATTAgatttataaagtatattttcattaaaatttaaaaaaaaaaagtcatgcttGCTTTTTAAATCTGCAatcataaatataagaaattgctCGGAAATATTCAGTTTCTTGATCTAAAAACCCCAGCTGATTAGGCTCACTTTGCTCACCAAACCGTCTTTACCCccaaacaaaaatctgaaatgacaccTCTGGAttaaaggcgatactcaagtacAAACTCAACattggaaatatgatgaaagccataaacacatgggcaataccagtaatcagatacaccgCATGGAGTGGACAAAGGCTGAACTATGCAACAGAGACCAGAAAACTattaaacacatgacaatacacaaagcactacacacaagagcaaatacagagactatacataacatgaaaggaaggagggagaggactactaagcatagaggactgcgtcaacatccagagcagagcactggggcaatatctgaaaaccagtgaagacaagtggctaaggagtgcatgggatgaaggactgataaaagtaaatgaacatccagaaatattcagagacaggtgaatgacaaacagaatggaggaatagcacaacaaaccaatgcacagacagtacatGGGACAGAGTAAAGAgctggccagcaatgaaacaaggcaatggctacagaggggagaactcaagaaagaaATAGACGGAAGGCTAatagcagcacaagatcaggccctgtgAACCAGATAAGTCCAAATAAGAATAGattggaataacatctcacccattttatgcaggaagtgcaatatgaaaaacgaaataatagaccacatagcaagtgaatgtccagcacttgcatagaaccaatacaaaaagggACATAATTCAGtaccaaaagccctccactggagcctgtgtaagaaacaccagctaccttgcagtaataagtggcacacataccaacctgagggagtgatagacaaTGAttaagcaaagatcctctgggattagaatcagaacagataaggtgataagtgccaatagaccagacttgacgccgaatgacaaattcaagaagaaattaCCACTCATCGATGTCTCAGTACCATGGACAACAGAGTATGTAGatgagaaaaaaagaggaaaaactaataagtatcaaaacctgaaaataaaaataagaaggatagtgtcagtggaaactgtacccataatcataggaacactaggcatgatcccaagatccttgaacaggaacctggaaaactagatgctgaagtagctccaggactcatgcagaggagtttACTATCAGAAACAGTTCACAtattgagaaaagtgatggaatcctaaggaggcagaatgcaacctaGAACctactctataaataccacccacccagtcgaataggatagctgagctagaaaaataataacaacaaattaaGATACCAGGCAAGGGTTTGTTGGTGATGAAGATCATAGGCGTATGAAGTGAAGTTCATTTGGGAGGGAAACACCAACTTTGCCCGAATTTTAAACATCAcaattgtctttctttctttctttcttttttgaatcACCATATTTGGGTAACAAATACCAACAGCTGTTAAATTATGTACAGCAGGTACGACTTTGAAGAAGTTTAGCAAAACTACATAGCTATTATTCAATTCTTTATTCAGAATATATACATcgtcttctttctctacaagcttgttcctatttggggtcgctgtaatggttctcCAACACACTCTTCTATCTTcctcggtccagtgcatcctctCGCTCagtcccaactccctcatatctctcttcacacagtcaatccaGATTATTTACATACATCCTCTTATGTAAACTTTCAAACCGAAATTCCCTCAAATAATAAAACGTCGAGGCAATTTTTAAGATATTACACAACTTACAAAAGGAACATcctatcaatatttatttttacatcatttttcacgAAAAAAGGCATGACTAGCAAGATCAccaactatatgaaaatatatacaaatcagGCTTCGAGCaaatatatttgctttatatGAATGATAACAATTGCAGTTATAATTAACTAtgctattatcaaattacaactaCAATTACAATGAGGGAACATCTcaaacacaaatataataaaattaatttcaagcaTTAAGAATTTTAGTTCCAAATACATAaccacagaaaataaaacaaaatgcatataaaaaaacatgaatttggTCTCCTTTTAAAATCAGTTCATAAAACAACACTTAATATGTTTAAAAGCTTTCTAAATTAACATTATCATGAATAATTCACACCCGAAGATTActtcatatttgaaaaaaattatgtggTAGTTAAAATTACCAGTtgatagaaataaagaattataagtaTAATTACGTAAATGTGTAACTAATTACTTTTCTATTAGATTATCATTACTCCAAGCCTGTACAAATAGtcaaatacagaagaaaatctTTATTACACTATATTTTATAGCCTATTTAGAGATAAATTAAAAGAACATTTTGTCCCTTCCCTTTCGTTTGCCAAATACAACTTTTATGGTGTTCGATATCTATCCTGCCGACATAACCTCTCTCAATGCAGAGAAGTCCTAATGCTGAGACCCTATCCTGATCCATAGTAGATCTAAGGTAAGTCTTGAGTCTTCTCAAGCACGAGAATGACCTTTCTGCTGAACAAGATGTTGCTGGTAAGGTTGCCAGGGGTTTTGTCATCTCACTGAAGTGTGGCAAAGTTTCACACAGAGAATTTGAGGAAAGATACCTTAGCACTGTATTTGCAGTATTCAAATCCACGCCTTCCAGATCGTGAAAAATGGCAGTTTCAGCCATTAGGATGTCTTGATCCACATTGTAGAATTCAGACACTGTCTTAAAATCATCCCCTATTGCGTTCCCTAATATCATTTTTGCTAGGGGTGTCAGGATATGTGTATCTCTGCTTCCAAATCTCGCTCTCAGTTCAGTGAGAACTCTGTCTAAGGCATTATAGTAAGATATCCTGGCTCTTTGATGGCCTGTAAAGGAGATGGGTTCTTCAGGAGTTTCTCCTGAGAGTGCTTGCAGCCTCTTGGATGGTTTCTTTTGGCGCTTTTTAGTTTCCACCTCTTCAATGTCAGGTGCAATTTCAATCATGTTTGTTGCAGTTTTTCTGGCTTTTTCCCAAATGAGAGAAAACAtatcttcctcccttcacttttTGAAGGTTTCTAGTGTAGCATCACAAGTGATCTTTGCAGTCATCCCGTCAACATCGTGACCATGCAGGTATCTAGCCAGGGCATTTTTGTTGGAAAAGGTCACGTTCAAAGTGTGCAAGCCAAGGATGAAGTGGAACTCAAGCATAGCTTTGACAAGACCCTTTGCATCCACAGAAGTTTAGGCATCTTTTTCCTCAGACAACTCTATTAATTAAAGCAATTAGAATTCTCTCAGGTGGTTGCTCTACAGCTTTCACAGCCTCCCATCTACAGGACCAGCGTGTCTCACTTAGAGACTTCAATTTGATGTATGGACTGTATGGTGTTGGGTCAATATCAGGCATGTGTACAGAACGGAGAACATTCTCTCGCTTAGGTGTATTAAAGAAGTCGTGGATGGACTGGGCAACTCCAAGACCATTTCTGATGATAGTATTTTCCTGCAATGTATCCTGTAGTGCAATGTTGAGTAAACATGTAATAAAGTGTTCTGAAATGTTAAAATTTGCGAGTGTTTTGTAATttcaagatgaaaaaatatacaaaaccacTTCACTAATAAACAACACTTTATACGCGTCACTTTAGGCCACTTAGAAAACAGTCACTAGCATCGATAGATTTGTAATGGTTAATCACTGAAGAAGGAAATTCAACTACTCCATCACCAACACACACCATTCCATGCCTTTCACAAGATAACTTTGCAACTATTTTCCTATTTCTTAAACACACCGAGTCATTTTCCATATCGATAAATGTTTTATCAAATGTTAGCAGACTGGAACACTTTTCTTTATCTTGCCTACAGTCTATATTACTCCCATGAAAATAATTAAGCAAGGAATACCGAGAGAGGAGTCAAGGCGTGTCAAATATCTGGCTGCTGCGCTTCCCGTATCGTTAACAGTATAGCCAGAATGCATAAGAACATTGCCGTATGGCACTTTGCTGGCCGTAACATTGACTTATCATtagaatattattatgtattcagTTTCTAATATTACAGGTTCCCTACTGATTACTGCTCCTTATTACATTGGTCATTATTATGTACTTATTTGtacctttattttcattactaacagTGTTGCCTAACTAAATTATCTGACAATAATGCTATGGAAATAATGGCTAGCATATCGTATATTACTGTACACTAGTTGTAGCCGATGGTTGATAAAGAATGATAAAGAATACATATGATATACGAtatcttacagaaaactataataaCATCATCGGCACAACGATTTAAAGGAACTTTGCAAGACCCTGTTCTCCAGCCATGAAATTAGCAATGGATGTATTTCAGCCTGCTGGTGGTGAGACTCgaggtctctctcactctctctctcttgcgcgacATATTTGTTCATAGTATTAGCATCTAACATATTATATAACTACCAtacatattacctatatatactcTCAGTTGTAATGGTGTATTTCACAtgcgattatttattatttggttacagatacaagtttatatttatttttattcttacgcgttaaagaaaaagaaaaaagctttccCAACTGCCCGAATATCTCAACCACTTCCCCGacaagtttatttttacttttatcctcgttatttatctatttgttatttattattgttttatattaaacaaaaattccTTCCCTGGATATCTCGACCGA is drawn from Macrobrachium nipponense isolate FS-2020 chromosome 47, ASM1510439v2, whole genome shotgun sequence and contains these coding sequences:
- the LOC135204563 gene encoding zinc finger MYM-type protein 1-like; the encoded protein is MIEIAPDIEEVETKKRQKKPSKRLQALSGETPEEPISFTGHQRARISYYNALDRVLTELRARFGSRDTHILTPLAKMILGNAIGDDFKTVSEFYNVDQDILMAETAIFHDLEGVDLNTANTVLRYLSSNSLCETLPHFSEMTKPLATLPATSCSAERSFSCLRRLKTYLRSTMDQDRVSALGLLCIERGYVGRIDIEHHKSCIWQTKGKGQNVLLIYL